The following are encoded together in the Myxococcus guangdongensis genome:
- a CDS encoding GSU2403 family nucleotidyltransferase fold protein, producing the protein MAQVNKPAELYVLARRVLLDALEALGPHLEAVVLVGAQAVYLRVGEADLAVAPFTTDGDLAIDPEVLKEIPPLEEALTKAGFFPESKSSVGIWIATQPTSAGAETKVAVDLLVPASVSPGKGRSAKLPGHDSRAARRVEGLDGALVDADVMRLSALDERDSRSFDVRVAGPAALLVAKARKIQDRQGTDRLSDKDALDIFRLLRGTDVDVLVERFKKLLDDPTSSETTQLGLVLLEQQFLAPRSIGVEMTVRAVGILMDPDEVAESCRALVNELLSALRAS; encoded by the coding sequence GTGGCGCAGGTGAACAAGCCCGCTGAGTTGTATGTCCTGGCGCGGCGGGTTCTTCTCGATGCGCTCGAGGCACTGGGGCCTCACCTCGAGGCGGTCGTGCTGGTCGGGGCTCAAGCGGTGTATCTGCGCGTGGGTGAGGCAGACCTCGCCGTGGCTCCCTTCACCACGGATGGTGACTTGGCCATCGACCCGGAGGTCCTCAAGGAGATTCCTCCCTTGGAGGAGGCCTTGACGAAGGCGGGGTTCTTCCCCGAGTCCAAGAGCTCGGTGGGAATCTGGATTGCGACGCAACCCACGAGCGCCGGTGCTGAAACAAAGGTCGCGGTGGACCTGCTCGTTCCCGCATCGGTCAGTCCAGGAAAGGGCCGTTCCGCCAAACTCCCAGGACACGACTCCCGTGCGGCGCGCAGAGTGGAGGGTCTCGACGGGGCATTGGTCGATGCGGATGTCATGCGACTCTCCGCGCTCGATGAGAGGGACTCCCGCTCCTTCGACGTGCGGGTGGCGGGGCCTGCCGCATTGCTCGTCGCCAAGGCTCGCAAGATTCAGGACAGGCAGGGGACTGATCGACTGAGCGACAAGGACGCGCTGGACATCTTCCGGCTTCTGCGGGGCACGGATGTGGATGTGCTCGTGGAGCGATTCAAGAAGCTGCTCGACGACCCAACGTCCTCGGAGACGACGCAACTCGGACTTGTGTTGCTTGAGCAGCAGTTCTTGGCGCCGCGGAGCATCGGGGTCGAGATGACGGTTCGTGCTGTCGGCATCCTCATGGACCCTGATGAAGTCGCCGAGTCATGTCGGGCGCTCGTCAACGAACTGCTCTCGGCCCTTCGCGCGAGCTGA
- a CDS encoding thioredoxin family protein, producing MKQVFTALALGSLFVGMPALADAEVGKPAPAFTLKDEAGKEHALSKYKGKVVVLEWTNPECPFVQRHYKAHTMANTLKGFDAQKVVWLAVDSTAHNTPEKSATWKKTEGFSYPVLQDASGATGKAYGAKTTPHMYIIDAEGVVRYAGAIDDDPRGKNEKKSNHVQTAVDAVLNGKPVPASTTTPYGCSVKYKS from the coding sequence ATGAAGCAGGTCTTCACCGCTCTCGCGCTCGGTTCGTTGTTCGTGGGCATGCCCGCCCTCGCGGATGCCGAGGTCGGCAAGCCCGCCCCCGCCTTCACGCTGAAGGACGAGGCCGGCAAGGAGCACGCGCTGTCGAAGTACAAGGGCAAGGTGGTGGTGCTGGAGTGGACCAACCCCGAGTGCCCCTTCGTGCAGCGCCACTACAAGGCGCACACGATGGCCAACACGCTCAAGGGCTTCGATGCCCAGAAGGTCGTGTGGCTGGCGGTGGACTCCACGGCGCACAACACGCCGGAGAAGTCCGCGACCTGGAAGAAGACGGAGGGCTTCAGCTACCCCGTGCTCCAGGACGCGAGCGGCGCCACGGGCAAGGCGTACGGCGCCAAGACGACGCCGCACATGTACATCATCGACGCCGAGGGCGTGGTCCGCTACGCGGGTGCCATCGACGATGACCCGCGCGGCAAGAACGAGAAGAAGAGCAACCACGTGCAGACCGCCGTGGACGCGGTGCTCAACGGCAAGCCCGTGCCCGCCTCCACCACCACGCCGTACGGCTGCTCGGTGAAGTACAAGAGCTGA
- a CDS encoding protein-disulfide reductase DsbD family protein, giving the protein MKHSVSKRFALVGGIGLWLAAAVAHAALPPSAVATGAPDEGDPRIEASLLVDATQVKPGDTFRVGVRFRLDPGWHVYWKNPGDSGLETDIAWDTPGSTVGALQWPFPSTFRTPDGFITTHGYEGEVLLFAQARASEQATGSLNLSAAVNALVCEVHCIPADLMLTRSIPVGPATMADAEAAPTFDAAKAQVPRPAKDTGHSAVLALDAKELTAGKEFSGTVTLTGGGASVPATEQDFFVPERNPGVDKVTLTQTAPGRYALKGKAEPDVPQAEPRLKGVLRLGTKATGYQALEVDLALAPVVAAPPGSVPTTVVAKAPSIKDSIAAVKPVTSAAPAAPQEASMGLGMALLFAFLGGALLNLMPCVFPVLALKAYGFTRMVRQEQGRVGAHAAAYAGGIVASMLALAGAVLAVRAGGAGVGWGFQFQEPLFVAAVSAVLVAFALNLFGVFNVGLDGTALAGKVDQSHGLLHSAGEGVLAVVLATPCSAPLLGTAVGFAFAAGPLTVLAVFTALGLGLALPFCLLVLVPGLVQKLPKPGAWMERFKQVLGFALLGTTVWLVWVMGGLAGVDGMARLLAFLVAVGLGTWVYGQSQLQEGGRRWASLGIAAVVLVGSGVAALRFDEAAAPAAKASSTVAMAQPWSDEAVASALAAGQPVFIDFTADWCLTCKFNERTVLSREEVRAAFTEHQVAFFVADWTRRDARITARLADHGRAGVPMYLVLSPSTPDKPEVLPELLTVDSVVASVKRASACAPRPDGSKVLCAAQLPRP; this is encoded by the coding sequence ATGAAGCACTCGGTGTCCAAGAGGTTCGCCCTGGTGGGCGGTATCGGCCTGTGGCTGGCGGCGGCGGTGGCGCATGCGGCGCTGCCTCCCTCCGCGGTGGCCACGGGCGCACCCGACGAGGGCGACCCGCGCATCGAGGCCTCGTTGCTGGTGGACGCCACCCAGGTCAAGCCGGGCGACACCTTCCGCGTGGGCGTGCGCTTCCGTCTGGACCCGGGTTGGCATGTCTACTGGAAGAACCCGGGCGACTCCGGCCTGGAGACGGACATCGCGTGGGACACGCCCGGCTCCACCGTGGGCGCGCTCCAGTGGCCGTTCCCGAGCACCTTCCGCACCCCTGACGGCTTCATCACCACGCATGGCTACGAGGGTGAGGTGCTCCTGTTCGCCCAGGCGCGCGCCTCCGAGCAGGCCACCGGCTCGCTCAACCTGTCGGCCGCGGTGAACGCGCTGGTGTGCGAGGTGCACTGCATCCCCGCGGACCTGATGCTCACGCGCTCCATCCCGGTGGGGCCCGCGACGATGGCGGACGCCGAGGCCGCGCCCACGTTCGACGCGGCGAAGGCGCAGGTCCCCCGTCCGGCGAAGGACACCGGCCACAGCGCGGTGCTCGCGCTGGACGCGAAGGAGCTCACCGCGGGTAAGGAGTTCTCCGGCACCGTCACCCTGACGGGCGGCGGCGCTTCGGTGCCCGCGACGGAGCAGGACTTCTTCGTCCCCGAGCGCAACCCTGGCGTGGACAAGGTCACCCTCACGCAGACGGCCCCGGGCCGCTATGCGCTCAAGGGCAAGGCGGAGCCGGACGTGCCCCAGGCCGAGCCGCGCCTCAAGGGCGTGCTGCGGCTGGGCACGAAGGCCACGGGCTATCAGGCGCTCGAGGTGGACCTGGCCCTGGCGCCCGTCGTGGCGGCGCCGCCGGGCTCCGTGCCGACGACCGTGGTGGCGAAGGCGCCCTCCATCAAGGACTCCATCGCGGCGGTGAAGCCGGTGACGAGCGCCGCGCCGGCCGCGCCCCAGGAGGCCTCCATGGGCCTGGGCATGGCGCTGCTGTTCGCGTTCCTCGGTGGCGCGCTGCTCAACCTGATGCCGTGTGTGTTCCCGGTGCTGGCGCTCAAGGCGTATGGCTTCACGCGCATGGTGCGCCAGGAGCAGGGCCGGGTGGGCGCGCACGCGGCGGCGTACGCGGGTGGCATCGTGGCCAGCATGCTGGCGCTCGCGGGCGCAGTGCTGGCGGTGCGCGCGGGCGGGGCGGGCGTGGGCTGGGGCTTCCAGTTCCAGGAGCCGCTCTTCGTCGCGGCGGTGAGCGCGGTGCTGGTGGCGTTCGCGCTCAACCTCTTCGGTGTCTTCAACGTGGGCCTGGACGGCACGGCGCTCGCTGGCAAGGTGGACCAGAGCCACGGATTGCTTCACAGCGCGGGCGAGGGTGTGCTCGCGGTGGTGCTGGCCACGCCCTGCTCGGCGCCGCTGCTCGGTACGGCGGTGGGCTTCGCGTTCGCGGCGGGGCCGCTGACGGTGCTCGCGGTGTTCACCGCGCTGGGCCTGGGGCTCGCGCTGCCGTTCTGTCTGTTGGTGCTGGTGCCGGGGCTCGTGCAGAAGCTGCCGAAGCCGGGCGCGTGGATGGAGCGCTTCAAGCAGGTGCTGGGCTTCGCGCTCCTGGGCACCACGGTGTGGCTGGTGTGGGTGATGGGCGGGCTTGCCGGCGTGGATGGCATGGCGCGGCTGCTCGCGTTCCTCGTGGCGGTGGGCCTGGGCACGTGGGTGTACGGCCAGTCGCAGCTGCAGGAGGGTGGCAGGCGCTGGGCGTCGTTGGGCATCGCGGCGGTGGTGCTGGTGGGCTCGGGCGTGGCGGCGCTGCGCTTCGACGAGGCCGCGGCTCCGGCGGCGAAGGCGTCCTCCACCGTGGCGATGGCGCAGCCGTGGAGCGATGAGGCCGTGGCCTCCGCGCTGGCGGCGGGGCAGCCGGTGTTCATCGACTTCACCGCGGACTGGTGCCTCACCTGCAAGTTCAACGAGCGCACGGTGCTGTCGCGCGAGGAGGTTCGCGCCGCGTTCACCGAGCACCAGGTGGCCTTCTTCGTGGCGGACTGGACGCGCCGCGACGCGCGCATCACCGCGCGGCTGGCGGACCATGGGCGCGCGGGTGTGCCCATGTATCTGGTGCTGAGCCCGAGCACGCCGGACAAGCCGGAGGTGCTGCCGGAGCTGCTCACGGTGGATTCAGTGGTGGCCTCGGTGAAGCGCGCGTCGGCGTGTGCGCCGCGTCCGGACGGCTCGAAGGTGTTGTGCGCCGCGCAGCTCCCGCGGCCTTGA
- a CDS encoding vWA domain-containing protein — MKQTALAVERDAEHGREVLLLVTLEANVDTPRAPVAVNLVLDRSASMRGIPLLAAVQAAQALVERSSPRDYLGLLTFDAEPEQVLPVRAMDAPAKAALLKALSRLESGEGTALHEAVERGADAVRRVLVPGARPQVLLLTDGEPSVGQSNLSEFKTLGARVVESGVALHALGLGRHYLPDILEALTGPSGTGFVHVDDPEGLPDAVGSLSAELFGEVGSDARVYVLPSGFLELRCRHRYPARVEGDAMSASLGSVSQSFPRRVLFAGRPVSTEWSLGVTTSFVEGSDTRRGPVFVTRVETDSDQGRFVRAVSAELELVAAEAAAWKSLGRKQQSAAEQALESADLALYKLARLGAPEVPPQRHLERLADLRRIVERRAAQPQALVMRRAHSEASRITLSRIGPALPLPALAPWKSED; from the coding sequence ATGAAGCAGACGGCCTTGGCAGTGGAGCGGGACGCGGAGCACGGCCGGGAAGTGCTGCTGCTCGTCACGCTGGAGGCGAACGTCGACACGCCTCGCGCGCCCGTGGCGGTGAACCTGGTGTTGGATCGCAGCGCCTCCATGCGCGGCATCCCCCTGCTCGCGGCGGTGCAGGCGGCCCAGGCGCTGGTGGAGCGCTCCAGTCCCCGTGACTACCTGGGCCTGCTCACCTTCGACGCGGAGCCGGAGCAGGTGCTGCCGGTGCGCGCGATGGACGCGCCCGCCAAGGCGGCGCTGCTCAAGGCGCTCTCCCGGCTGGAGTCCGGCGAGGGCACCGCGCTGCACGAGGCCGTGGAGCGGGGCGCGGACGCCGTGCGCCGCGTGCTCGTCCCCGGCGCGCGTCCGCAAGTGCTGCTGCTCACCGACGGCGAGCCGTCCGTCGGACAGTCGAACCTCTCCGAGTTCAAGACGCTGGGCGCGCGCGTCGTCGAGTCCGGCGTCGCCCTCCACGCGCTGGGCCTGGGGCGCCACTACCTGCCCGACATCCTGGAGGCGCTCACCGGTCCGTCCGGCACGGGCTTCGTGCACGTGGATGACCCGGAGGGGCTGCCCGACGCCGTGGGCTCGCTGTCCGCGGAGCTGTTCGGCGAGGTGGGCTCGGACGCTCGCGTGTACGTGCTCCCCTCCGGCTTCCTGGAGCTGCGCTGCCGGCACCGCTACCCCGCGCGGGTGGAGGGGGACGCGATGAGCGCGTCGCTCGGCTCGGTGTCCCAGTCCTTCCCTCGCCGCGTGCTCTTCGCGGGACGTCCGGTGTCCACCGAGTGGAGCCTGGGCGTGACGACGTCCTTCGTGGAGGGCAGTGACACGCGCCGGGGACCCGTGTTCGTCACGCGCGTGGAGACCGACAGCGACCAGGGCCGCTTCGTGCGCGCGGTGTCCGCGGAGCTGGAGCTGGTCGCCGCCGAGGCCGCCGCCTGGAAGTCGCTGGGACGCAAGCAGCAGTCCGCCGCGGAGCAGGCGCTGGAGTCCGCGGACCTGGCCCTCTACAAGCTCGCGCGACTGGGCGCGCCCGAGGTGCCCCCACAGCGCCACCTGGAGCGGCTGGCGGACCTGCGCCGCATCGTCGAGCGTCGCGCGGCCCAGCCGCAGGCGCTGGTGATGCGCCGCGCGCACTCGGAGGCGTCCCGCATCACCCTGAGCCGCATCGGTCCGGCGCTGCCCCTGCCCGCCCTGGCGCCCTGGAAGTCGGAGGACTGA
- a CDS encoding (Fe-S)-binding protein, translating into MSPIITGLLLAIAIPIFVMTMSGRVGVLLAMKKEGRLDNIPLRIKRLVLFGLGQKRMVDPEEFTPGLMHVLIYAAFMVLQVRTLMMFAMGFSTGALELFTDLNHPFWLENAGVGMLYRVYLLVKDVVAALALVGCGYYVWTRWKVKPDRMSQSWEAYLILGFISGLMVSEFMFGGSHMVAANAAAQVAVGATQVPASPAALVWWEPFTSLTGLAMMPLGATAAHVLGTAGFWIHLVIVLAFLNFLPIGKHFHIITGLPNVFFQRTHSTGKLSTPNLEKEEFGAATVTDLTWKQGLDLYSCTECGRCQTHCPTYITGKPLTHKAVNQDLKHWLWDNEQWVEEGYGPNHMKEALPEIVGSALKSETVWACTSCGWCEQACPVFIENVPRLIDMRRYQVQVKADFPPEIQRVFEGIERQGNPWGLGQDRRDEWAEDLALPTWGDDGGPYEYLFFVGCAGSYDDKQKKVSRSLVKIMREAGVSFATLSKQEMCNGDSARRMGNEYLYQTMAKTNVESWNSMGVKAVITQCPHCFNTIKNEYPEFGGEYRVINHTELINELLREKRIKLSAVMNTKLTYHDPCYLGRHNGVYDAPREVLKAIPGLEVVEMQRSKREGFCCGAGGGRMWMEEHIGTRINHNRLNEAALTLKHAEDPTTPFPDAADRKKPGQVGDYKEKGGTGIVAVACPFCSTMLGDAVNDTGREENIKVKDITELVADAMETRGGPAGGVTPGATLSAKPE; encoded by the coding sequence ATGAGCCCCATCATCACCGGCCTTTTGCTCGCCATTGCCATCCCCATCTTCGTGATGACCATGTCCGGTCGCGTGGGCGTGCTGCTCGCGATGAAGAAGGAGGGGCGGCTCGACAACATCCCCCTGCGCATCAAGCGGCTCGTGCTCTTCGGGCTCGGGCAGAAGCGCATGGTGGACCCGGAGGAGTTCACGCCCGGGTTGATGCACGTGCTCATCTACGCGGCGTTCATGGTGCTGCAGGTGCGCACCCTGATGATGTTCGCGATGGGCTTCTCCACGGGCGCGCTGGAGCTCTTCACGGATTTGAACCACCCGTTCTGGCTGGAGAACGCCGGGGTGGGGATGCTCTACCGCGTCTACCTGCTGGTGAAGGACGTGGTGGCGGCGCTCGCGCTGGTGGGCTGCGGCTACTACGTGTGGACGCGCTGGAAGGTGAAGCCGGACCGCATGTCCCAGTCGTGGGAGGCGTACCTCATCCTGGGCTTCATCTCCGGGCTGATGGTGTCCGAGTTCATGTTCGGCGGCAGCCACATGGTGGCCGCGAACGCCGCGGCGCAGGTGGCGGTGGGTGCCACGCAGGTGCCCGCGTCCCCGGCCGCGCTGGTGTGGTGGGAGCCGTTCACCAGCCTGACGGGCCTGGCGATGATGCCCCTGGGCGCCACCGCGGCGCACGTGCTGGGCACGGCGGGGTTCTGGATCCACCTGGTCATCGTGCTGGCGTTCCTGAACTTCCTGCCCATCGGCAAGCACTTCCACATCATCACCGGCCTGCCCAACGTCTTCTTCCAGCGCACCCACTCCACCGGGAAGCTGTCCACGCCCAACCTCGAGAAGGAGGAGTTCGGCGCGGCGACGGTGACGGACCTGACGTGGAAGCAGGGCCTGGACCTGTACTCCTGCACCGAGTGCGGTCGCTGCCAGACGCACTGCCCCACGTACATCACGGGCAAGCCGCTCACGCACAAGGCCGTCAACCAGGACCTGAAGCACTGGCTCTGGGACAACGAGCAGTGGGTGGAGGAGGGCTACGGCCCCAACCACATGAAGGAGGCCCTGCCGGAGATCGTCGGCAGCGCGCTCAAGTCGGAGACGGTCTGGGCCTGTACCAGCTGCGGCTGGTGCGAGCAGGCGTGTCCGGTCTTCATCGAGAACGTTCCGCGCCTCATCGACATGCGCCGCTACCAGGTGCAGGTGAAGGCGGACTTCCCGCCCGAAATCCAGCGCGTGTTCGAGGGCATCGAGCGCCAGGGCAACCCCTGGGGCCTGGGCCAGGACCGTCGCGACGAGTGGGCGGAGGACCTGGCGCTGCCCACGTGGGGTGACGACGGCGGCCCGTACGAGTACCTGTTCTTCGTGGGCTGCGCGGGCAGCTACGACGACAAGCAGAAGAAGGTCAGCCGCTCGCTGGTCAAAATCATGCGGGAGGCGGGCGTGAGCTTCGCCACGCTGTCCAAGCAGGAGATGTGCAACGGCGACTCCGCGCGCCGCATGGGCAACGAGTACCTGTACCAGACGATGGCGAAGACGAACGTCGAGTCGTGGAACTCGATGGGCGTCAAGGCGGTCATCACCCAGTGTCCGCACTGCTTCAACACCATCAAGAACGAGTACCCGGAGTTCGGCGGCGAGTACCGCGTCATCAATCACACGGAGCTCATCAACGAGCTCTTGCGTGAGAAGCGCATCAAGCTCTCCGCGGTGATGAACACGAAGCTCACCTACCACGACCCCTGCTACCTGGGCCGGCACAACGGCGTGTACGACGCGCCCCGCGAAGTGCTCAAGGCCATCCCCGGCCTCGAAGTGGTGGAGATGCAGCGCAGCAAGCGCGAGGGCTTCTGCTGCGGCGCCGGTGGCGGCCGCATGTGGATGGAGGAGCACATCGGCACGCGCATCAACCACAACCGGTTGAACGAGGCGGCGCTGACGCTCAAGCACGCGGAGGACCCGACCACGCCGTTCCCGGACGCCGCGGACCGGAAGAAGCCCGGCCAGGTGGGTGACTACAAGGAGAAGGGCGGCACGGGCATCGTCGCCGTCGCGTGCCCCTTCTGCTCCACGATGCTCGGCGACGCGGTCAACGACACGGGCCGCGAGGAGAACATCAAGGTCAAGGACATCACCGAGCTGGTCGCCGACGCGATGGAGACGCGCGGTGGCCCGGCCGGCGGTGTCACGCCCGGCGCCACGCTGAGCGCCAAGCCGGAGTAG
- a CDS encoding DUF2378 family protein, with protein METPEPKRVQGGTVHGLFQLALKDRLSAAGWEALREAGLDLSKPLLPTYPLSQWLRWQRIVLVDVWPDLPEDEAWRQLGHTVMQGMLGTVVGRMLGVGARALGPQFMLFQLNRGFRGADNYVTSQVKASAPGRVELWLSDINGRPDYYVGVLESVLTLSGARMPRVAILHREGPSCTYLLEWAP; from the coding sequence ATGGAGACCCCTGAACCGAAGCGCGTCCAGGGCGGGACGGTCCACGGACTGTTCCAGCTCGCGCTGAAGGACCGGCTCTCCGCCGCCGGCTGGGAGGCGCTGCGCGAGGCGGGCCTGGACCTGTCCAAACCCCTGCTGCCCACCTATCCGCTGTCCCAGTGGCTGCGCTGGCAGCGCATCGTGCTGGTGGATGTGTGGCCGGACCTCCCCGAGGACGAGGCGTGGCGCCAGCTGGGCCACACCGTGATGCAGGGGATGCTGGGCACGGTGGTGGGGCGGATGCTCGGCGTGGGGGCGCGCGCGCTGGGTCCCCAGTTCATGTTGTTCCAGCTCAACCGCGGGTTTCGCGGCGCGGACAACTACGTGACGTCCCAGGTGAAGGCGAGCGCACCGGGCCGCGTGGAGCTGTGGCTCAGCGACATCAACGGACGGCCTGACTACTACGTGGGCGTGCTGGAGTCGGTGCTCACGCTCTCCGGCGCGCGGATGCCCCGCGTCGCCATCCTCCACCGCGAGGGCCCGTCCTGCACGTACCTCCTGGAGTGGGCGCCCTGA
- a CDS encoding ankyrin repeat domain-containing protein, whose product MSLFDAVLANDRKSLSAQLAAGADPNPFDDEGLTPLMVAAREGHSELVALLMEAGGDPILTNALGETALVLAATYGNSESVRLLWDSGSQADQDMARAHMATGRMGTSSAPARPEGFGHKLASAGAYVAGKLGDDGPTARLERALRSQKQRKP is encoded by the coding sequence ATGTCCCTCTTCGACGCCGTGCTCGCCAATGACCGCAAGTCCCTGAGCGCCCAGCTCGCCGCGGGCGCCGACCCCAACCCCTTCGACGACGAGGGGCTCACGCCGCTGATGGTGGCGGCGCGCGAGGGCCACTCCGAGTTGGTGGCGTTGCTGATGGAGGCGGGCGGCGACCCCATCCTCACCAACGCCCTGGGCGAGACGGCCCTGGTGCTGGCCGCCACCTATGGCAACTCGGAGAGCGTCCGCCTGCTGTGGGACTCGGGCTCCCAGGCCGACCAGGACATGGCCCGCGCGCACATGGCCACCGGGCGGATGGGCACCTCCTCCGCGCCCGCTCGACCCGAGGGGTTCGGTCACAAGCTCGCGTCGGCCGGTGCGTACGTGGCCGGCAAGCTGGGCGATGACGGCCCCACCGCGCGGCTGGAGCGGGCGCTGCGTTCGCAAAAGCAACGCAAGCCCTGA
- a CDS encoding TolB family protein — protein MTGMRVFVGGVLAVGLLGGCEALDDAGGGGGIGDVDFRRGFAFVREADRNVYVVDDAGDPNSPQRLTSSGGAYWPSVSRDGRGVVFVARAANGATALQTVPTTGGTVATLFASNDPACARGCSNFRTPTFSPDGRSVVFVFSPSNSSLTSLGRVNTDGSGFQELTPNTTIAYGAPSFVPNGSAVVAPAGSGLQQLTQVAYVPLTAGSIQYTSSLGDVVAVANRVAVSPDGTQVALDGRGGSGSVRTYVAPLSNGRLGALRRVTSYGGASAQETWPMWTGASQVGFLFADSAGSDPGIYRATVAAAPSNSVTLAVPSAAEPSYGPL, from the coding sequence ATGACGGGCATGCGGGTTTTCGTCGGTGGCGTGTTGGCGGTGGGGCTGTTGGGTGGGTGCGAGGCGCTCGACGACGCGGGTGGCGGCGGCGGCATCGGTGACGTCGACTTCCGCCGGGGCTTCGCCTTCGTGCGGGAGGCCGACCGCAATGTCTACGTGGTGGATGACGCGGGGGACCCCAACAGTCCGCAGCGGCTGACGAGCTCCGGCGGGGCGTACTGGCCCTCCGTGTCGCGGGATGGCCGCGGCGTCGTCTTCGTGGCGCGCGCCGCCAATGGCGCCACCGCCCTGCAGACGGTGCCCACCACGGGCGGCACGGTGGCCACGTTGTTCGCCTCCAATGACCCGGCGTGCGCGCGCGGCTGCTCCAACTTCCGCACGCCCACCTTCAGCCCGGACGGCCGCAGCGTCGTCTTCGTCTTCTCCCCGAGCAACAGCTCCCTCACGTCGCTGGGCCGGGTGAACACCGACGGCAGCGGCTTCCAGGAGCTCACCCCCAACACCACCATCGCCTACGGGGCGCCGTCGTTCGTGCCCAACGGGAGCGCGGTGGTGGCGCCCGCGGGCAGCGGCCTGCAGCAGTTGACCCAGGTGGCGTACGTGCCGCTGACGGCTGGCTCCATCCAGTACACCTCGTCCCTGGGCGACGTGGTCGCGGTGGCCAACCGCGTCGCGGTGTCGCCGGACGGCACGCAGGTGGCGCTGGATGGGCGCGGGGGCTCGGGCAGCGTGCGCACCTACGTGGCCCCGCTGTCGAACGGGCGGCTGGGCGCGCTGCGGCGCGTGACGAGCTACGGCGGCGCGAGCGCGCAGGAGACGTGGCCCATGTGGACGGGCGCCAGCCAGGTGGGCTTCCTCTTCGCTGACTCGGCGGGCAGCGACCCGGGCATCTACCGCGCCACGGTGGCCGCGGCGCCGTCCAACTCCGTCACGCTGGCGGTGCCCAGCGCCGCCGAGCCCTCGTACGGCCCCCTGTAG
- a CDS encoding non-proteolytic archaemetzincin-like protein produces the protein MPQKTLLLVSVGSQTASLLKDLQDPLATQMGTASVVSKVVLTTPAYAFNKDRSQYHCNAIMKRLTPMMEPGQQLVLGVTDVDLFVPDSPFVFGEADRESRTAVVSLFRLRQGADGEHLRRRLQVEAIHQAGHLLGLSYCEDPRCVMFFAQTPQDCDRKQLSLCNQCRNELNKLNR, from the coding sequence ATGCCGCAGAAGACACTCCTGCTGGTCTCCGTGGGAAGCCAGACTGCTTCCCTGTTGAAAGACCTCCAGGACCCGTTGGCGACCCAGATGGGGACCGCCTCGGTGGTGTCGAAGGTCGTCCTCACCACGCCCGCCTACGCGTTCAACAAGGACCGGTCGCAGTACCACTGCAACGCCATCATGAAGCGGCTCACGCCGATGATGGAGCCGGGGCAGCAGCTGGTGCTGGGGGTGACGGACGTGGACCTCTTCGTGCCGGACTCGCCGTTCGTCTTCGGTGAGGCGGACCGGGAGTCGCGCACGGCGGTGGTGAGCCTGTTCCGGCTGCGGCAGGGCGCGGACGGCGAGCACCTGCGACGGCGCCTCCAGGTGGAGGCCATCCACCAGGCGGGTCACCTGCTCGGGCTGTCCTACTGTGAGGACCCCCGGTGCGTGATGTTCTTCGCGCAGACGCCGCAGGACTGCGACCGCAAGCAGCTGTCGCTCTGCAACCAGTGTCGCAACGAGCTCAACAAGCTCAACCGGTGA